Proteins from a genomic interval of Sulfurospirillum oryzae:
- a CDS encoding helix-turn-helix domain-containing protein produces the protein MKTNDIFNLLHNAVESKFFGKKISQREMADKLGVSMRTYQDWKLGNSQPQAAAAIFKMLGELEEGDALRLIQRIAHELKDEK, from the coding sequence ATGAAAACAAACGATATTTTTAATCTCCTTCATAATGCTGTTGAGTCAAAATTCTTTGGCAAAAAAATCTCTCAGCGTGAGATGGCAGATAAATTGGGTGTATCGATGCGAACCTACCAAGACTGGAAACTTGGTAATTCACAACCTCAAGCCGCAGCAGCCATTTTTAAAATGCTTGGTGAACTGGAAGAGGGCGATGCCTTGCGATTAATTCAACGCATAGCGCATGAACTAAAGGATGAAAAATGA
- the flhA gene encoding flagellar biosynthesis protein FlhA, protein MAKNQNALLARVIPYLEPLVKAKDLTVVVFIVSILAIIIVPLPSPVLDFFLVISLSVSVLIILISLYIPKPTDLSTFPTLILIITLFRLALNISTTRMILTNGHLGPDAVSEIISSFGQFVVGGNYVIGVVVFTILVLINFMVITKGSTRVAEVAARFTLDAMPGKQMAIDADLNAGLIDEKTARKRREDIIQEANFYGAMDGSSKFVKGDAVAGIIITIINIIGGFLIGSFQHGLDLGTSAQTYTILTIGDGLVSQLPALITSTATGILITRANKADDVSFSDGAVQQLFGEHKTLLIVGSILVLFSLVPGLPTLSLMFVGLIFLGLGYLVKQTNEGNFSFQKFFASTPVAVQKAKQEAESKAQANAAPKKSPEELRKEEETTLNDILKLEILELDLGYQLIKLADPAQGGDLLERVKSMRRKIASDFGYLIPQVRIRDNLHLSPNHYQLLLKGIEIGSGEIYPDKFMAMDSGLTIDKVQGIPTKEPAFGLDAIWIEASAKEDAIIKGYTTVDPATVISTHLSELIKKYAEELLTRQEVQSLIDKLQKDYPVVVTDCLKVANVGLIQKVLKALLHEKIPIKDLLTIVETISDVAEVTKNVSIIVEQVRAKLARVITKQYKDDNGVLKLLTFNAGTEQKLLDALRERDGVRDLVLNIGQINTLVKACSDEAAVLLHKGVAPVVIIVDPMLRKSLSDIFEKFGLDIVVLSHAEIDSSSKFEVMGSIEIEKL, encoded by the coding sequence TTGGCTAAAAATCAAAATGCGCTCCTCGCTAGGGTTATCCCCTACCTAGAGCCTCTTGTCAAAGCAAAAGATCTTACTGTTGTTGTTTTTATCGTCTCCATTTTGGCGATTATTATCGTTCCTCTGCCTAGCCCTGTGCTCGATTTTTTCTTGGTCATCTCGCTCTCTGTTTCTGTACTGATTATCTTGATTTCGCTTTACATACCTAAACCAACTGATCTTTCAACGTTTCCTACACTTATCTTAATTATTACCCTCTTTAGGTTGGCGCTGAATATCTCAACAACGAGAATGATTCTTACCAATGGTCATCTAGGCCCTGACGCTGTTAGTGAAATCATCTCTAGCTTTGGTCAATTTGTCGTTGGCGGTAACTATGTCATCGGTGTTGTTGTCTTTACGATTCTCGTTTTGATTAACTTTATGGTTATTACCAAAGGTTCAACAAGGGTTGCAGAGGTTGCAGCGCGTTTTACCCTCGATGCAATGCCTGGTAAACAAATGGCAATTGATGCTGACCTTAATGCTGGTTTGATTGACGAAAAAACAGCTCGTAAACGCCGTGAAGACATTATTCAAGAAGCCAACTTTTATGGAGCAATGGACGGTTCGAGTAAATTTGTTAAGGGTGACGCGGTTGCTGGTATTATCATCACCATTATTAACATCATTGGTGGTTTTCTTATCGGCTCATTCCAACACGGGCTCGACCTTGGAACCAGTGCCCAAACCTATACGATTCTGACCATTGGTGATGGTCTAGTCTCGCAACTCCCTGCATTGATTACTTCAACGGCAACGGGTATTTTGATTACTCGTGCGAACAAGGCTGACGATGTTAGCTTCTCTGATGGTGCAGTACAACAACTTTTTGGCGAGCACAAAACACTCCTTATTGTAGGTTCTATCCTCGTCTTATTTTCACTCGTACCAGGTCTTCCAACACTCTCGCTCATGTTTGTAGGACTCATTTTCTTAGGGCTTGGGTACCTTGTTAAACAAACCAATGAAGGTAACTTCTCCTTTCAAAAGTTCTTTGCTTCTACGCCTGTGGCTGTTCAAAAAGCCAAACAAGAAGCAGAGAGTAAAGCGCAAGCAAATGCTGCTCCTAAGAAGAGCCCAGAAGAGTTGCGTAAAGAAGAAGAAACAACCCTTAATGACATTCTTAAACTGGAAATCTTGGAACTCGACTTGGGCTATCAACTCATCAAATTGGCAGATCCTGCACAAGGTGGTGACCTACTTGAGAGAGTTAAAAGTATGCGCCGTAAAATTGCATCTGATTTTGGTTATCTTATTCCACAAGTGCGTATTCGTGACAACTTACACTTAAGTCCAAACCACTACCAACTCTTGCTTAAAGGCATTGAAATTGGAAGTGGTGAAATCTACCCTGATAAATTTATGGCAATGGACAGTGGCTTGACGATTGATAAAGTTCAAGGCATACCTACCAAAGAGCCTGCTTTTGGGCTAGATGCCATTTGGATTGAAGCGAGTGCTAAAGAAGATGCCATCATTAAAGGTTACACCACTGTTGATCCAGCAACCGTTATTTCAACGCATCTAAGCGAACTGATCAAAAAATACGCGGAAGAACTTCTTACGCGTCAAGAAGTACAAAGCCTTATTGATAAACTGCAAAAAGATTATCCTGTGGTTGTCACCGATTGTCTCAAAGTTGCCAATGTAGGGCTCATTCAAAAAGTGCTTAAAGCGCTTCTTCATGAGAAGATTCCTATTAAAGATCTACTTACCATTGTTGAAACGATCAGTGATGTCGCTGAAGTCACTAAAAATGTCTCTATTATTGTAGAGCAAGTACGTGCAAAACTCGCGCGTGTTATCACGAAACAGTATAAAGATGACAATGGCGTCTTAAAGCTACTTACATTCAACGCAGGGACTGAACAAAAGCTTTTAGATGCTCTTAGAGAGCGTGATGGTGTGCGTGATCTTGTTCTGAACATTGGGCAGATCAATACCCTTGTGAAAGCATGCAGTGACGAAGCGGCGGTACTGCTTCACAAAGGTGTTGCACCCGTGGTTATCATCGTTGATCCGATGCTACGCAAATCATTATCTGATATTTTTGAGAAATTTGGACTCGATATCGTGGTACTTTCACATGCTGAAATCGATTCAAGCTCTAAATTTGAAGTTATGGGCTCTATCGAAATTGAGAAGCTCTAA
- a CDS encoding RrF2 family transcriptional regulator yields the protein MLLTKASEYALLSLIIISQKNTPQDVDTLSNQLGISKSFLAKILQALAKENILSSFKGAHGGFMLAQKPEEVTLKAIVECAEKKQTMVFECSPSTQKCPGGKGDFCRVWPILNKLQTKIDLFLDNMTLKDIIEI from the coding sequence ATGTTATTAACCAAAGCCAGTGAATATGCACTGCTATCATTGATTATTATTTCCCAAAAAAACACTCCACAAGATGTCGATACACTCTCCAATCAGCTCGGTATTTCAAAAAGTTTTTTGGCTAAAATCCTCCAAGCATTGGCAAAAGAGAATATCCTAAGCTCTTTTAAAGGCGCACATGGCGGTTTTATGCTCGCACAAAAGCCTGAAGAAGTCACCTTAAAAGCCATTGTTGAATGCGCTGAAAAAAAGCAAACGATGGTTTTTGAATGCTCACCTTCGACACAAAAATGCCCTGGAGGAAAAGGTGATTTTTGCCGCGTTTGGCCTATCTTAAATAAGCTTCAAACGAAAATTGATCTATTTTTGGATAATATGACACTTAAAGATATTATTGAAATTTAA
- a CDS encoding HrcA family transcriptional regulator, with protein sequence MKKPSKQELILDAIIQTYLKSKMPIGSSELQMKMTLGISPSTIRIYFKKLSDEGSLVQLHVSSGRVPTHSALVDYWQDKLDPTHPLEIKSIDKIKRSTNEHNLFCIVEKSANAPFKELVTVQNRFLILVFDGHEVVLKFNAKVEQFLQRLVGCQMRELKDISAQVGLYELHEKLSTIFSQAPILREGEREMYSIAKELQNDAFIERFQTLHFVESINNGLYFDGFVPQGCMAIKQKAQLKDEDATVDLFCFGRIESNFEDFFNQVKE encoded by the coding sequence ATGAAAAAACCTTCGAAGCAAGAGTTGATTTTAGATGCGATTATTCAAACTTATCTAAAGTCAAAAATGCCTATTGGCTCTTCTGAGCTACAGATGAAGATGACACTTGGTATTTCTCCATCAACCATACGCATTTATTTTAAGAAACTCTCCGATGAAGGCTCATTAGTACAGTTACATGTAAGCAGTGGACGTGTTCCAACACACAGTGCTTTGGTCGATTATTGGCAAGACAAGCTAGACCCGACGCATCCTTTAGAAATCAAAAGCATCGATAAAATTAAACGCTCTACCAATGAGCATAATCTTTTTTGCATTGTGGAAAAGAGTGCAAATGCTCCTTTTAAAGAGTTGGTAACGGTTCAAAACCGCTTTTTGATTTTGGTGTTTGATGGACATGAGGTTGTTCTGAAGTTTAATGCGAAAGTTGAGCAGTTTTTACAACGCCTTGTTGGGTGTCAAATGCGCGAACTTAAAGACATTTCCGCACAAGTGGGGCTTTATGAGTTGCATGAAAAACTCTCCACTATTTTCTCGCAAGCGCCTATTTTAAGAGAGGGTGAGCGCGAGATGTATTCCATTGCTAAAGAGCTCCAAAATGATGCGTTTATAGAGAGGTTTCAGACGCTTCATTTTGTAGAATCTATCAACAATGGACTCTATTTTGATGGTTTTGTTCCACAAGGATGCATGGCAATCAAGCAAAAGGCACAGCTCAAAGATGAAGATGCAACAGTCGATCTCTTCTGTTTCGGACGCATTGAGAGTAATTTTGAAGATTTTTTTAATCAAGTTAAGGAGTAA
- the cmoA gene encoding carboxy-S-adenosyl-L-methionine synthase CmoA: MDKVFTKPITKQFEFDEDVAVVFDDMLERSIPFYKEVIDLTCKTICLHVKEGARIVDLGCSTANTLLALHKMSNKSYHLLGIDNAEAMLHLARQKVHAYGAKIELISADITQVDLSLQDAIIANYMLQFIRPLQRAEFVSKIYEALAPNGFFVFSEKIVFEDKELNKQMIDLYYDFKRQQGYSDFEIAQKREALENVLIPYTEDENKEMLRNAGFDTIETIFKWGNFATFIAKKRV; encoded by the coding sequence ATGGATAAAGTATTTACCAAACCTATTACCAAGCAATTTGAATTTGATGAGGATGTTGCTGTTGTTTTTGATGACATGTTGGAGCGTTCAATTCCTTTTTATAAAGAGGTCATTGATCTTACATGTAAAACAATTTGTCTACATGTAAAAGAGGGCGCACGTATTGTTGATCTTGGCTGCTCAACCGCCAATACTCTTTTAGCATTGCACAAAATGAGTAATAAAAGCTATCATCTTTTAGGGATCGATAATGCTGAAGCGATGCTGCATCTTGCCCGCCAGAAGGTACATGCGTATGGTGCGAAGATAGAGCTTATATCTGCTGATATTACCCAAGTGGATTTAAGCCTGCAAGATGCGATCATTGCCAATTATATGCTTCAGTTTATCCGCCCACTGCAACGTGCAGAGTTTGTGTCAAAAATTTATGAAGCATTAGCACCCAATGGTTTTTTTGTTTTTAGCGAAAAAATTGTATTTGAAGATAAAGAACTCAACAAACAGATGATAGACCTTTACTATGATTTCAAGCGTCAGCAAGGTTACAGTGACTTTGAAATTGCACAAAAAAGAGAAGCTTTAGAGAATGTTTTGATTCCTTATACCGAAGACGAAAATAAAGAAATGCTTAGAAATGCTGGATTTGACACGATAGAAACAATTTTTAAATGGGGAAATTTCGCAACATTTATTGCAAAAAAGAGGGTGTAG
- a CDS encoding DHH family phosphoesterase, whose translation MNYTLHHLSHTDLDGYGCQMVSAHYFDSIHFYNSNYGKEINECFNQILAAIQTSTLEKHVILITDLNLTMDQAKEFESKVSICDKEIMMFVLDHHKTGQECSDAFEWYFLDSSRCATKITYDFFSALYGKDEQLGKFVDVVNSVDIWLENEPEFELGKVCMGLVSGAKEVNKIMFPEENNKYIFALLSKAQEYFTCNEAHIALDDAIHGIKKSFFVTTTNNTLSNLVSAYNVILLTQNRDKMQISYKDYKGILTYNIGNVSVIGNDFLTANPDMDFFMDITSKKTISLRSNGKVDVSKIAAQIANGGGHHNASGGLLSNFKDAFIYDNIKSQVMSIIANKG comes from the coding sequence ATGAACTATACGTTACACCACCTCTCACACACAGATTTAGATGGCTATGGCTGTCAGATGGTGAGTGCTCATTATTTTGATTCGATTCATTTTTACAACTCCAATTATGGTAAAGAAATCAACGAATGTTTTAATCAGATTTTAGCGGCAATACAAACCTCGACTTTAGAAAAACATGTTATTTTGATCACCGATCTTAACCTTACGATGGATCAAGCCAAAGAGTTTGAATCCAAAGTCAGTATTTGCGACAAAGAAATCATGATGTTTGTTTTAGATCATCATAAAACTGGTCAGGAATGTTCTGATGCGTTTGAATGGTATTTCTTAGATTCTAGCCGTTGTGCAACTAAAATTACGTATGATTTTTTCAGTGCACTTTATGGCAAAGATGAACAACTAGGCAAGTTCGTTGACGTGGTCAATTCCGTGGATATTTGGCTTGAAAATGAGCCTGAGTTTGAGCTTGGGAAAGTGTGTATGGGACTGGTTAGCGGAGCAAAAGAGGTCAATAAAATCATGTTCCCAGAAGAGAATAACAAGTACATCTTTGCCTTGCTTTCTAAAGCGCAAGAGTACTTTACATGTAATGAAGCACATATCGCTTTAGATGATGCGATTCATGGCATTAAAAAATCGTTTTTTGTCACAACAACAAACAATACACTCAGTAACCTCGTATCCGCTTATAATGTCATTTTACTGACTCAGAATAGAGATAAAATGCAAATTAGCTACAAAGATTACAAAGGAATTCTTACCTATAACATTGGTAATGTCTCCGTCATTGGAAACGATTTTCTAACCGCCAATCCAGACATGGACTTTTTTATGGATATTACCTCTAAAAAGACCATTAGCCTACGATCAAACGGTAAAGTGGATGTCAGTAAGATTGCAGCGCAAATCGCAAATGGTGGTGGACACCATAATGCCAGTGGTGGACTTCTCAGCAATTTCAAAGATGCTTTTATCTATGATAACATCAAATCACAAGTGATGAGCATCATCGCCAATAAAGGATAA
- the grpE gene encoding nucleotide exchange factor GrpE, whose amino-acid sequence MDEKVKEEQVVSDVSSEIVPECCEEEKGEECACEQENEVELLKAKVAELEDRYLRANADFDNMKRRLEKEKMQAISYAHEVFARDLLPVIDSLEMAILAGSNTEIESGELLSKVKEGLGLTIDQFRKAFEKHGIELVDIEGTFDPNFHEAVMQLESEEKSSGEILQVFQKGYKIKERILRPAMVSIVK is encoded by the coding sequence GTGGATGAAAAAGTAAAAGAGGAACAGGTTGTCTCTGATGTTTCTTCTGAGATAGTCCCTGAGTGTTGTGAGGAAGAAAAAGGCGAAGAGTGTGCGTGTGAGCAAGAGAACGAAGTTGAACTGTTAAAAGCGAAAGTTGCTGAACTTGAAGATAGATATTTAAGAGCAAATGCAGACTTTGACAATATGAAACGACGTTTGGAAAAAGAGAAAATGCAAGCAATTTCCTATGCGCACGAAGTTTTTGCGCGTGATCTTTTGCCTGTTATTGACTCTTTAGAAATGGCAATTCTTGCGGGAAGTAACACCGAAATTGAAAGTGGAGAGCTTCTTAGTAAGGTGAAAGAGGGCTTAGGACTCACGATTGATCAGTTTAGAAAAGCATTTGAGAAACATGGTATCGAACTTGTAGATATTGAAGGCACATTTGATCCAAATTTTCATGAAGCGGTCATGCAATTAGAGAGTGAAGAGAAAAGTAGTGGTGAGATTTTGCAGGTTTTCCAAAAAGGTTACAAGATTAAAGAGCGCATTTTAAGACCAGCAATGGTTAGTATCGTAAAATAG
- the rpsO gene encoding 30S ribosomal protein S15: MALGSAEKQVIVSQFGRKEGDTGSPEVQIALLSKRIVDLTEHLQSNKKDHSSRLGLLKLVGQRKRLMQYLKRKDFVTYSKVIKELSIRDNKK, from the coding sequence ATGGCTTTAGGTTCGGCGGAAAAACAAGTAATTGTTAGTCAGTTTGGCAGAAAAGAGGGAGACACAGGTTCTCCAGAGGTACAAATCGCGCTTCTTTCTAAAAGAATTGTTGATTTAACAGAACATCTTCAGAGTAATAAAAAAGATCACTCTTCAAGATTAGGACTTCTTAAACTCGTTGGTCAACGCAAACGATTGATGCAATATCTTAAACGTAAAGATTTTGTTACTTACAGCAAAGTCATTAAAGAGCTTTCTATTAGAGATAATAAAAAATAG